ATGCTTTTGCCCGGCGTTCAACATCGAATCGGTTAGCACGACCGACCTTAGAAAGGAAGATCGGGCTCGAATGTTGTATATCGCGCGAGCCAAGTGAGAATAACTCTTTAGGGATCTGAAGGCGGTCGTGGTGAGCAATCGAGTGACTGAGTGCCCGGTAGCTAGTCTCATTTTCACCAGCTGCCCTGGTAGCGTTGATACTGCGAGAAGGCGGTTCCCTTTTGGTTGTTTTGCCTCTGGAGTCCGGGAGAAGTCGGTAAACGACTAAGTTGCCGTGTCAGGTAGCACTGGCTAGAGGAGTTCCAATCGTACATCGTGCCCTCATCTAGGTCCAGGTCTGGCTCCTTGTTGCCAGGAGCCTCCGGACTGATATCGATGAGACCGCGGAAACATGGGCACGATGAGAACTTGGTGCCGACAGAGGGCCTTGGGAGTATTCGATTTGCCGGGACGATATCTGGTTACAAGGTGAGTGTTGATGCCGATCTGTCTGTCAACTGTGGTGGGAGATGAGCCAGATGGGGGCCATTCGAGAGCGAGTTACTTCTGCGACGTTGGCTATGACTCAACTTCTCACGATGATCATTAGGataaagaagaaggagaattAGTAAAAGAAAAGACTAAGAAAGTATCGTATTCTTCTCTTTTTATGATGCGTATTAGACAAGTTTCTTTCATCTAGAGTCTTCAGAAAGGAGAGCTGGGCTTCTGCGAAGGGTGTTGAGAGGGTTGTCGGAGGGGAGATCTGGACTCCTGCGATGATATTCATAAATTTAGTCTCGCTTTTACTAGCGTTCTTCTTATTCTTTCTAATTATCATCGTGAGATTATCCTCAGAGTTTCGTCCAAGTAACACGAGTATCGCCATAGAGCGACCACGGCATagcttcttggcaatctctTTAATTCGTACATTGCAGAATACATTCAAAAGAATGGAGCTCTTGGCTCGTGGCTGGAAATGGTGGCGTAGGTGGCCTGATAAACTCCGATTTCTCAGTCGGCGATGTCTTCACCCCTTTGGTCCCCGAATTGGTTCGGCGACCATGACCAGGGCACATTCATAATCTCGCCGGCTTTGTCGTGATGCTTTCCAACTTTGCATCCCGAAAAATCGAATCATGGCCTTGTAAGCAAATTCATCATGAGCATTCGAATATGGAAGACGACGCATTCGTCGCTTATCGCGAACCCGCGGTCGGTGATATATAAGTCGCTGTTGGGTGCAACGGCTGGAACGAGATTATATCCAGAGTCATCAGCACACATACAATTCAGTCAGATATTTTCGCGACAAGCATCTTCAATGTCGCCTAGCAAACAAGTTctcatcgtcggcggcgTGGCCGGCGGAATGTCCTGCGCAACTCGTCTGCGCCGCCTGGACGAGGACGCAAAAATCACCGTCGTCGACAAAGGACCATACGTCAGCTACGCCAACTGTGGTATTCCGTATGCCCTCGGCGGCGTGGTTGGGAGCGAGGGAAAACTCCACGTTCAGACTGTCGACAAACTCAAAACTTGGTTCAACATTGACGCCAGAACCAACACTGAGCTGAAGTCGATTCAACGAGATGAGAAGACGGCAACTATCCGTGATCTAtcatctggggaagagtctTCTGTTCCGTACGACAAGTTGGTACTGGCCTTGGGAGCTGAATCTTTTGTTCCTCCGATCGAGGGGGCCGATTCTGAGCACGTCTTCACCCTCCAGACCATCCCCAACCTTCAAGAGATCCAAGCCATGATCTCCAAGAAAGGCTGCCGTCGAGCTGTAGTCGTCGGCGGTGGCTTCATCGGACTCGAAGCAGCAGAGAATCTCCGTCGACTGGGCATCGAGGTGACGATATTCGAATTCGACCAACACGTCTTTCCCGTGGTGGACCCTGAGATTGGAGAAGtggtcgacgaggagctccgCAAGAACGGTGTCGACCTCAAGCTCAATGCTCGGGTTACAAAGATCACCAGCGCTTCAGAATCTGAGCCTGGTTTGGTCTTTGCTGAAGGACAGGAACCTGTCCCTGCAGACCTGGTCATCATGGCTGTTGGAATCCGCTCAAGGACTGCCATTCCCAAGGAGGCGGGTCTGGAATTGGGGAGAACAGGGGTCTCCGTCAATGAGTTCATGCAGACCTCGGACCCAGACATTTATGCCGTCGGCGACATGGTCGAGACTCTCAACCTCGTCACCGGTCAGCCAGCGCAGACGGCCCTAGCAGGACCAGCGAATCGTCAGGGTCGTCTGGTCGCTGATCACATCTCGGGCAAGGGGATCAAGTATCGCGGCAACCTCGGCGTCTCCGTCTGCCAGGTCTTTGGAAAGACGGTCGGCATAGTCGGCCTTTCTACACGAAACCTCGACCGACTGGGCATCAAGCACGAGTATGTGACGGTGCACCCTCCTCAGCATGCAGGATGGTACCCCGGAGCGTCGCCGTTGACGGTCAAGTTGGCCTTTGAGGTGCCAAGCGGAAAGATTCTCGGCGCTCAGGTCGTCGGCAAGGAGGGCGTGGACAAGCGTGTCGATGTGTTTGCTACAGCAATGCGAGCAGGGATGACggtcgaggatctcgaaCACCTGGAGCTGGCGTACGCACCCCCTTACGGAGCTGCCAAGGACGCTGTCAACATGGCTGGCTTTGCGGCGAGCAACATCGTGCGCGGTGACGTGAAGCTCGTCCATGCCGGAGAATTTGCCAGGGGAAGCCGCAATCTCGAAGACTTTCAAATCATCGACGTGCGAGGTGCTGAGGAGTACAGCCAAGGTCATCTCAAGGGGGCCAAGAACATACCTCTGGTGAACCTGCGCGAGCGGGCAGACGAGGTCGAGCGAGGAGTCCCAACGATTGTCCACTGCAAGAGCGGATACCGTTCGTACGTCGCGTATCGGATTCTGGCGCAGAAGGGAGTCGATGTGTATAATCTAGATGGGGGTTACAAGTCGGTGTTGGATGGAGGATACGTCACGATTCAGGAGGCATAGACATGTTTCGAGGCTCGGAAGCCCCTTTGTATATTATGttttgctttgctttgctttgcatCTGTTGAAGGAATGTGTAAGAGATTCCGTTCACGTTATACCTTGTCGAGGTCACGAGTGATATCGCAGTTGTCGtctcgttgtcgtcgttgttgttgaaaCCGAATACCTCAATGCACTTTCTCAGATTCActatcgtcatcatcaccaacattgCCGATGGGCGGAGGATCGAGTTCTCCGTTGTTGGACCAGGGTGTCGACGTTGCTCTCGAACCGGACTtttcctgctgctcctgTGTTGAAAGGGgccacacacacacacacacgcacacacgcgatatcatcatcactcaTTTCatatcatcaccatcatcagaCAACTTGCAACACCAGGTACCGGGCCTTGGCTCCTGCTCCTCTCCGGTAGTCTCGGACCTCGGTGGACAAgaccttgatcttggcctggtcgGCGAGGTTCTTCACGTGGCCCTCATATCCGCCGCTCTCCCAGATCTCGGAGATGACGGTGGCGACGATGTGGCCGCCTGGTCTCACGACACGCACGAATTCACTGATGGCCTCGGGTCCGACATGGGACTGCGTCAAGGTGCCAATACAGGTCACGACGTCATAGGAATCATCTCGGGCTGAGAGAGGCCGCGAGAGGTCTGTCACGTCCAGGTTGCGGTAGGCCTCGGTGAGCCgggcctcctcgagcatcCCGGGGCTGAGGTCGACCCCATCGACCTTCTTCGCGCCGAGACGGGCGAGGAAGGATCCGACGAGGCCGGTGCCGCAGCCGGCGTCCAGGATCTCAATGTCCTTGTCGATGGTGGCGGTCCCCAGGACTTGGGGGACAAGGgcggctgctgttgctggggCGATGTAGTCTTGGTTCTTCTGGTTGAGTTCTTCGTTGTACGTCTTTGCCCACTCGTCGTAGACGGACCGAGTATGGTCGACAGAGGTGAGGGAGTAGATACGGGGGAAGTAAAGCTGGGAAGACATGATGATATGAAAGGGGGTGACTAGGTAATCAATTGAGAAAGCTGGGTAGTTGTGTAGGCAGAGTGAATTGGGCTGATGATTCAATCCCATCAACTCGAGAGAAGAGACCCCTTTTTAAGGACATCTCTCACCCTCAAACCCCGCCTTCTCCCCGCATCTTGAAGGTTCTGAGATGACGTTTGGGCGTGCTCATGTATGCGAATCCATTGGTGGATTGAGGGTTTTGCTGAGGCTCGGCATAGCCTAAAGGAGCGACCCGAGGTAACCGCGCAAAGAGAGATTAACGAGGAGGCAGATTTACGTCCAGGATAATAAGTTTGTGTCAGAGAAACTGTCCTTGTCGAGTGGAATACGACGTGGTTGTCTTGGTCGAGGTTGGGGGTGGTGAGGTCCGAATCGAGCGACTTGCTGGATCTTGGGTTGCACAGAGGGGTTTGGTCGAAATGATGAAATAATTGACCAATGCTGTCGAGGAATCTAATCTGCTCGAGAAGTGTATCTGCTAGTTCAAAGTCAACGCGAGTCTTGACAATTGCACGATTGAGTGCCTTGTTTTCTCTGCCCAGAAACATTGAGTTGTTTGTTTCATGGGATACCTTGCTCCTGGCAAGCAATACGCAGTCCCGCCCGGTCGCAACGATCTTAGCCTAAAGAGGATCATTTCATAAGCTTAAAGGCCTAAAGGAGAAGTTAGGAAAGTTTAATAAAGACATTGGATTGGCATTGGAAGAGCCGTACCTTGGTTGCAGCATCGCTAATGCTGCGGGCGTGAGAAACAGGCTCAATCAAGGATCAGTCCTTTGCGCAGCCTATCAGCTCATTCTGCAGAGTGTTATTGCATTGTTCGGCTTGAAAGTGCATCTTGGGGGTAACAACAGGAATGTGAATGTGcaaagaaaagagggaagagCTTGGTGGTTGCTGTAGGTAAGTTGGGTAGTTCTTGAATTCCCATTCAGATAAAGATATCATCATGGATCATATCATCATGACTCTTTAATTGCATGCAGGGTTATCGTCGACGCTTGTGTCGGGGGACTTGCTTACCCTACAGATTATCATCACTTCAGTGCAGGCGCCTCTGCTGACACAGCCGTGACTGATGCCGCGCTACCGAACCCTTACCACGCCCCAACGGCAGCCAAAAGCCGAATGACATCATATCAGCATGTCATTTTCTTTTGTTTGAGAGCTCTGTGAAGCTTGACGAGCTCCTGGAGCTGAACCAACAGCAGGACGCGCATGCAAGAAACTGGAGATTTGCAGGCTCGAGTCAGGCAATGGATAAGCTGCCTCGCCGAAGTGCCGAGCTGCTCAAACCACAACGCTCATCATCCTGGGCTTTTTGCCCTGCCGCTATTTCCGATGCAAGTTCACGGCATCGAATACCCTTTATTCAGTCTTGCCTCGCTGACCGAAATCCACTTCCGGCCAAAGAAGAAACGAGGCACCAGAACTGCGATGAAGGTAGGTCTATTCCTCTAAAATATGAACATAAATTTAGATATAATCTACTGAAATCATTCGAAAGATATCCTAAAAGAAGACATCTCCTATATACATTCTATCCACATAATGTTAGCTACCTTTAGGGGAGGATAAGCTCATGCCTTTCTCCTGGTCTCTTGATTTTTCCTCGACCAACGTGGGTCTGTACGGCATCTGCATCGGCCGGGCCGTTACCTAGCAAACTCCAGGCGGCCGCCCCCCGGGAGCTAATATCCGATCTAGACGGCCGATCCCCGTTCGACGCCCGTCCATTGGGCAGTTGGAGGCTGCCTTCCACGTTCATGGTGGGGTGAAGAAGCTTGTTTAGCGATGAGTAATGCACTGGCGTCCCTTGACACCGAGTGACGAGAGCGAGGTCtgaacaagaagctggacTAGGCTGATTAGGAGATGGTATTTGAACTGGGGAGCTGCCACTCTCAAGTCGAGATGGAAGCCTCGGGATCTTTGCCGTTGTTTGGGACTCAATTGACAAGGCTTACTCGCGTATCATCGCCCTGATTCTCAACCATGGATCGCGACGTCGAAAAGGCTTCAACCAACTCAGGCACAATCAACGCCCAGGAGAACGCGCCCGCCTTTGCCCCCATACAATCGACGAGCCGCATCTCCAAGACGCAGTCGCGAGCAGAAGATGCGCTCCAGCACACCCGATCTCAGAACGGGTACAGCTGTGATCCCGATGAGGACTCGCAGACGGACGAGACAGAGAAGGACCCATTCGAGGTGGGATTTGAGAATGGCGACCAAGATCCTCTATGCCCGCGCAGTTTCGGGAAGGCGAGGAAGTGGATAATTGTATTTATCGTATCGTTTGCCAGCTTTTGCGTGTAAGTGACTTTGTCGAACATCCAAGAAACGTACTCACAAGTGGCAGAACCGCAGCTAGTTCCATCTACACATCGACATATGCGCAGATGCAAGCCGAGTTTGGCAACTCGCGCATCGTTTCGACGCTGGGCCTCTCGCTATTCGTTCTCGGTATTGCACTCGGCCCCTTGTTCATGAGCCCCCTGAGCGAGTTCTACGGCCGACGGCCTATCTATCTCGTCTCCTGGACCATGTATGTCATCTGGATTATTCCCCAGGCCGTAGCCAAGAACATCGAAACTGTGCTCGTTGGTCGCTTCTTCGACGGCTTCGCTGGTAGTGCGTTCCTCGCCGTGTCTGGCGGCACCGTGGGTGATCTCTTCGCTCCCAACGAGTTGCAAGCGCCTATGCTCATGTTCTCGATCGCGCCGTTTGTCGGCCCTTCTATCGGACCCCTTATCGGTGGATTCATCAACTACAACGTCGACTGGCGGTGGACCTACTATGTGATGCTGATCTGGGCGTTTGGCTTGTTGCTGGGAATCGTGTTTCTTGTTCCCGAGACCTATCGTGAGTTGTCCGCTCTGAGTTGAATAGTGTCAGGGGCTAACATAGCATCAACAGACCCAATCTTGGTCAGAGACAAAGCTAGACAGACTCGAAAGGAAACTGGAGACGAGAGATGGAAGGCACCCAACGAAAAGACGCAAAAGTCTGTTGTCGGCGCCATCGGACGATCCCTCCTTCGCCCCTTTCAGCTCCTCATTTTTGAGCCCATGTGTCTCAACCTGTGCATCTTCTCAGCCATCCTTCTAGGCATCCTGTACCTCTTCTTCGGAGCCTTCcccctcgtcttcatcaacgTCTACGGCTTCAACCTGTGGCAGGTCGGTCTCACATTCTTGGGTATCCTCGTGGGAATGGTGCTCGCCGCCGGCCTCGATCCCGTGTGGCATCGTATTCGGGTCAACCTCATCCGCCAACTGAGCGAGGAATCGGGCGTCGAGGGCAAGAGTGAGCCCGAGTTCAGGCTGCCCCCGGCAATCCTAGGCTCTGTCCTCGTACCGGCTGGCATCTTCATGTTCGGCTGGTCTTGCTATCCCTGGGTTCACTGGATAGTACCCATCATCGGAGCAGCCATCTTTGGAGCTGGGTGAGTCAACTGAGGCTGGCAGGCCTCGCACAACCTCGGGGAGTACATGGCCCATGTCTCATTGCTGAGACAGGAACCAAATCCACGGGATCGTGCTCTAGTCTTAGTCACggcttggtcatggccattGCGTCCTCCCTGATCTCGTATCCCCTAAGCAAAGACCTGCGGCTAACCGGTTGATATTTGCTACCTATAGGACACTCCTCGTCTTCAGCGGAATCTTTACCTTCCTGGTGAGTTGCCGTCACACAAGCACAGGCTCACCGTATGCTGGGTAACCCAGAGGGCTGGGAAGCTTGGCCTGAGCTGGGGAGCTCGTGCCAGAGAGAAGACAGTGCTGACGCCAGATACCTAGGTGGATGCGTATCCGCAGTACGCCGCGAGCGCCCTGGCCGCCAATGCATTCGTGCGCTGCGCCTTTGCTGGTGAGTTGGTTGACCTCTTGTTCCGCACTCTCCGCCCATTCGCTTCTTCCatcccatcttcttcaccgcCGCCGGTGCCCGTCCTTCgtctctcgtcgtcgtccccCGGTTCCGGAGTGCGGGTCCCGCTGCTCCTGCGGGCACCGGGGAACTCGGAGACGTTAGGATTTGTTGGGAGGAACTGAGAGAAGGATTGAAAGGGGATGACATGAGATCAC
This window of the Fusarium keratoplasticum isolate Fu6.1 chromosome 3, whole genome shotgun sequence genome carries:
- a CDS encoding Rhodanese domain-containing protein, whose product is MSPSKQVLIVGGVAGGMSCATRLRRLDEDAKITVVDKGPYVSYANCGIPYALGGVVGSEGKLHVQTVDKLKTWFNIDARTNTELKSIQRDEKTATIRDLSSGEESSVPYDKLVLALGAESFVPPIEGADSEHVFTLQTIPNLQEIQAMISKKGCRRAVVVGGGFIGLEAAENLRRLGIEVTIFEFDQHVFPVVDPEIGEVVDEELRKNGVDLKLNARVTKITSASESEPGLVFAEGQEPVPADLVIMAVGIRSRTAIPKEAGLELGRTGVSVNEFMQTSDPDIYAVGDMVETLNLVTGQPAQTALAGPANRQGRLVADHISGKGIKYRGNLGVSVCQVFGKTVGIVGLSTRNLDRLGIKHEYVTVHPPQHAGWYPGASPLTVKLAFEVPSGKILGAQVVGKEGVDKRVDVFATAMRAGMTVEDLEHLELAYAPPYGAAKDAVNMAGFAASNIVRGDVKLVHAGEFARGSRNLEDFQIIDVRGAEEYSQGHLKGAKNIPLVNLRERADEVERGVPTIVHCKSGYRSYVAYRILAQKGVDVYNLDGGYKSVLDGGYVTIQEA
- a CDS encoding Methyltransf-25 domain-containing protein produces the protein MGLNHQPNSLCLHNYPAFSIDYLVTPFHIIMSSQLYFPRIYSLTSVDHTRSVYDEWAKTYNEELNQKNQDYIAPATAAALVPQVLGTATIDKDIEILDAGCGTGLVGSFLARLGAKKVDGVDLSPGMLEEARLTEAYRNLDVTDLSRPLSARDDSYDVVTCIGTLTQSHVGPEAISEFVRVVRPGGHIVATVISEIWESGGYEGHVKNLADQAKIKVLSTEVRDYRRGAGAKARYLVLQVV
- a CDS encoding MFS domain-containing protein, which produces MDRDVEKASTNSGTINAQENAPAFAPIQSTSRISKTQSRAEDALQHTRSQNGYSCDPDEDSQTDETEKDPFEVGFENGDQDPLCPRSFGKARKWIIVFIVSFASFCVTAASSIYTSTYAQMQAEFGNSRIVSTLGLSLFVLGIALGPLFMSPLSEFYGRRPIYLVSWTMYVIWIIPQAVAKNIETVLVGRFFDGFAGSAFLAVSGGTVGDLFAPNELQAPMLMFSIAPFVGPSIGPLIGGFINYNVDWRWTYYVMLIWAFGLLLGIVFLVPETYHPILVRDKARQTRKETGDERWKAPNEKTQKSVVGAIGRSLLRPFQLLIFEPMCLNLCIFSAILLGILYLFFGAFPLVFINVYGFNLWQVGLTFLGILVGMVLAAGLDPVWHRIRVNLIRQLSEESGVEGKSEPEFRLPPAILGSVLVPAGIFMFGWSCYPWVHWIVPIIGAAIFGAGTLLVFSGIFTFLVDAYPQYAASALAANAFVRCAFAAAFPLFGNQMYEKLNYHWASSLLAFLTVAMMPFPYIFFRHGKRIRANSRFATS